One Nicotiana tomentosiformis chromosome 4, ASM39032v3, whole genome shotgun sequence genomic window carries:
- the LOC104087629 gene encoding CASP-like protein 4C2, with the protein MMRSPQVRNGVVDTPSPSHFHSTVSVHKLRRFNILIIVFRFASFCFSLASAIFMFTNSRRGGSDFPQWHHFDAFRFVAVAGGIVALYSLFEVGASVWEISRGVTVFPEALQVWFDFGHDQVFAYLLLSADSAGTSLARTLRDMDTCKVNNAFCVQSDISIAFGFAGFMFLGFSSLLSGFRVVSFIINGSRFHV; encoded by the exons atgatGAGGTCACCTCAGGTACGAAACGGCGTCGTTGATACGCCGTCGCCGTCACACTTTCACTCCACCGTGTCCGTACACAAGCTCCGGCGTTTTAACATTTTGATTATCGTCTTCCGATTTGCTTCCTTCTGCTTCTCGCTTGCCTCCGCTATCTTCATGTTTACGAATTCTCGCCGCGGCGGCTCCGATTTTCCTCAGTGGCACCACTTCGACGCCTTCAG GTTTGTGGCTGTTGCCGGTGGAATTGTTGCATTATATTCACTGTTCGAAGTAGGAGCATCCGTTTGGGAGATTTCAAGAGGCGTCACTGTGTTCCCTGAAGCGCTCCAAGTTTGGTTCGATTTCGGCCACGACCAG GTTTTTGCGTACCTATTACTATCGGCGGATTCGGCCGGAACATCGTTGGCTCGGACGTTGAGGGATATGGACACGTGTAAGGTCAACAATGCATTCTGCGTGCAATCTGATATCTCAATAGCCTTTGGATTCGCCGGGTTTATGTTCTTGGGTTTTTCTTCTCTCTTGTCGGGTTTCCGGGTTGTAAGTTTTATTATCAATGGCTCTCGATTTCATGTGTAA
- the LOC104096020 gene encoding UDP-glucuronic acid decarboxylase 5-like, producing MTSNGDNHASAKPPPEPSPLRKAKFFQANMRILVTGGAGFIGSHLVDRLMQNEKNEVIVVDNYFTGSKDNLKQWIGHPRFELIRHDVTEPLLIEVDQIYHLACPASPIFYKYNPVKTIKTNVIGTLNMLGLAKRVGARILLTSTSEVYGDPLVHPQDESYWGNVNPIGVRSCYDEGKRVAETLMFDYHRQHGIEIRIARIFNTYGPRMNIDDGRVVSNFIAQAIRDEPLTVQLPGTQTRSFCYVSDMVDGLIRLMEGDNTGPINIGNPGEFTMLELAETVKELINPEVQIITVENTPDDPRQRKPDITKAKELLGWEPTIKLRNGIPLMEDDFRGRLGISRKN from the exons ATGACTTCCAATGGAGACAACCATGCTTCTGCAAAACCACCACCAGAACCATCGCCATTACGAAAAGCAAAATTTTTCCAG gccaacatgagaATTTTGGTGACTGGTGGTGCTGGATTTATTGGCTCTCACCTCGTTGACAGACTAATGCAAAATGAGAAGAACGAG GTGATTGTCGTGGATAACTACTTCACTGGATCAAAGGATAACCTAAAGCAATGGATTGGTCATCCAAGATTTGAGTTAATTCGGCATG ATGTTACTGAGCCATTATTGATTGAAGTTGACCAAATTTACCATCTTGCTTGCCCTGCTTCTCcaattttttacaaatacaatcCCGTTAAG ACAATTAAGACTAATGTAATTGGTACATTGAACATGTTGGGACTTGCCAAGAGAGTTGGAGCAAG GATTTTACTGACATCAACTTCTGAGGTTTATGGAGATCCACTTGTGCACCCTCAAGATGAGAGCTACTGGGGCAATGTCAACCCAATTG GAGTTAGGAGTTGTTATGATGAGGGGAAAAGAGTGGCTGAGACTTTGATGTTTGATTATCACAGGCAGCATGGAATAG AAATAAGAATTGCTAGAATCTTCAACACGTACGGTCCACGAATGAATATTGATGATGGTCGTGTTGTCAGCAATTTCATTGCCCAGGCAATTCG TGATGAACCCTTGACTGTTCAGCTGCCTGGAACACAAACTCGCAGCTTTTGTTATGTTTCCGACATG GTTGATGGTCTTATTCGACTTATGGAGGGAGATAATACTGGACCAATTAACATTGGAAATCCAG GTGAATTCACAATGCTTGAACTTGCTGAGACTGTGAAGGAG CTTATCAATCCGGAAGTGCAAATTATCACGGTGGAAAATACACCAGACGATCCTCGCCAGAGAAAGCCAGACATCACAAAGGCGAAAGAACTACTAGGCTGGGAACCAACGATCAAACTGCGCAATGGTATTCCCCTAATGGAGGATGATTTCCGTGGCAGGCTTGGCATCTCTAGAAAGAATTGA
- the LOC104096019 gene encoding histone H4-like, which yields MSGRGKGGKGLGKGGAKRHRKVLRDNIQGITKPAIRRLARRGGVKRISGLIYEETRGVLKIFLENVIRDAVTYTEHARRKTVTAMDVVYSLKRQGRTLYGFGG from the coding sequence ATGTCAGGCCGTGGAAAGGGAGGCAAGGGATTAGGAAAGGGAGGAGCAAAACGACACCGTAAGGTATTACGTGACAATATTCAGGGAATTACAAAGCCTGCTATTAGGAGGCTAGCTAGAAGAGGCGGAGTGAAGAGAATTAGCGGATTGATTTACGAAGAGACACGTGGAGTGTTGAAGATCTTTCTAGAAAATGTGATTCGTGATGCTGTGACCTATACTGAGCATGCTAGGAGAAAGACTGTTACTGCTATGGATGTTGTTTATTCGCTCAAGAGACAGGGTAGGACTCTATATGGATTTGGTGGTTAA
- the LOC104096024 gene encoding uncharacterized protein → MALKVLQENIAKSMKYVVHWNSQYGYEVKEGHTSKHIVNLNMLTCTCRAWILKGIPCAHVVAAIHFKKLESVNYIAHSYHRETYMKTYSHFLQPVQNMEMWPESQNLSVIPPKVRVMPGRTKKVRRREPTENKIGKLSKRGTQMTCNNCHAKGHNKKGCHKATQCPTRSTGGAKS, encoded by the coding sequence ATGGCACTGAAGGTGTTGCAGGAGAACATAGCAAAGTCAATGAAATATGTGGTGCACTGGAATAGTCAATATGGTTATGAAGTGAAGGAAGGACACACTAGTAAGCATATAGTGAATCTGAACATGCTAACTTGCACTTGTAGAGCTTGGATACTGAAGGGTATACCATGTGCTCATGTTGTAGCTGCTATCCATTTCAAGAAATTGGAGTCAGTTAACTATATTGCACATTCGTACCATAGGGAGACTTATATGAAAACCTACAGTCACTTCCTTCAGCCTGTACAAAATATGGAGATGTGGCCAGAATCACAAAACCTTTCAGTTATACCACCAAAAGTAAGAGTAATGCCTGGCAGGACTAAGAAAGTGAGAAGGAGGGAACCAACTGAAAACAAAATAGGAAAGCTTTCCAAAAGAGGTACCCAGATGACCTGCAACAACTGTCATGCTAAAGGCCATAATAAGAAAGGTTGTCACAAGGCTACACAATGTCCTACAAGATCAACTGGTGGTGCAAAGTCATAA